One genomic segment of Ferrimonas sp. YFM includes these proteins:
- a CDS encoding ElyC/SanA/YdcF family protein, translated as MLGFWIKKGVSALLLPIPLAVLLVLFGLWLSRRHSHLGRAFVLAGPALLLFLSSSFGSQWLARPLEQQYPVWQGKGAEVIMVLGSGHDSSISPLAHQQLSDTALARLTEGVRLQRLNPDSTLVLSGWTGTDAQPHAFVAQAAALGMGVPEEQIVTFPTALDTAMEARLFRERFGEREVILVSSATHMPRVMALFLSQGVKAQAAPTDFIGRDAAWWQFSASNLRTSERALHEYLGLTWRRLASL; from the coding sequence ATGCTGGGGTTCTGGATAAAGAAAGGGGTCTCGGCACTGCTGCTTCCCATCCCATTGGCTGTCCTGTTGGTTCTGTTTGGGCTGTGGCTGTCCAGGCGTCACTCTCACCTGGGAAGGGCCTTTGTGCTGGCGGGACCGGCGCTGCTGCTGTTTCTCAGCTCCAGCTTTGGCAGTCAGTGGCTGGCTCGGCCCTTAGAGCAGCAGTACCCGGTGTGGCAGGGTAAAGGGGCCGAGGTGATCATGGTGCTGGGTTCAGGCCACGACTCCTCCATCAGCCCCCTGGCCCATCAGCAGCTGTCGGATACCGCGTTGGCCCGCCTGACCGAGGGGGTCAGGTTGCAGCGACTGAACCCGGACAGCACCCTGGTGCTCAGTGGGTGGACAGGGACAGACGCACAGCCTCATGCCTTTGTGGCCCAAGCCGCGGCCCTGGGCATGGGGGTGCCTGAAGAGCAGATAGTGACTTTTCCTACGGCCCTGGACACTGCCATGGAGGCGAGGCTATTCAGAGAAAGGTTTGGCGAGAGGGAGGTGATTTTGGTCAGCTCCGCCACCCATATGCCCAGGGTGATGGCGCTGTTTCTCAGTCAGGGGGTGAAGGCTCAGGCGGCGCCCACGGACTTTATCGGCCGGGATGCCGCCTGGTGGCAGTTCAGCGCCTCGAATCTCCGGACCTCAGAGCGGGCACTTCATGAGTATCTTGGCCTGACCTGGCGTCGATTGGCGTCACTGTAG
- the cysC gene encoding adenylyl-sulfate kinase, giving the protein MTENLTWHSHTVSPEQRRRLKGHGSALLWFTGLSGSGKSTLANALEQRLMTLRVHSYLLDGDNVRLGLNGDLGFSDHDRVENIRRIGEVGKLFVASGTLCLSAFISPFREDRQRVRDALAPGQFIEVFVDAPLAVCEQRDPKGLYRRARAGEIRNFTGIDSDYQPPQCPEIHIQTDQLDTEQAVDKIVDYLKRHGVLTP; this is encoded by the coding sequence ATGACTGAGAATCTAACCTGGCACAGCCATACGGTCAGCCCGGAGCAGCGTCGGCGGCTCAAGGGCCATGGCAGTGCACTGCTGTGGTTCACCGGGCTCAGCGGCTCCGGCAAATCCACCCTGGCCAATGCCCTGGAGCAGCGGCTGATGACCTTGAGGGTGCACAGTTATCTGCTCGACGGTGACAATGTGCGCCTGGGCCTCAATGGCGACCTGGGTTTCAGCGATCACGACCGGGTGGAGAACATTCGCCGCATCGGTGAGGTGGGCAAGCTGTTTGTGGCGTCCGGGACCCTGTGCCTGAGCGCCTTTATCTCCCCCTTCAGGGAGGACAGGCAAAGGGTACGTGATGCCCTGGCGCCGGGGCAGTTTATCGAGGTGTTTGTGGATGCGCCCCTGGCCGTGTGTGAGCAGCGGGATCCCAAAGGCTTGTATCGCCGGGCCAGGGCGGGCGAGATCCGCAACTTCACCGGCATCGATTCAGATTACCAGCCCCCCCAGTGTCCGGAGATCCACATCCAGACCGACCAGCTTGACACCGAGCAGGCGGTGGACAAGATAGTGGATTACCTGAAACGTCACGGAGTGCTCACCCCTTGA
- the cysN gene encoding sulfate adenylyltransferase subunit CysN: MTNNPTPVALRVEQYLKQHESKALLRFITCGSVDDGKSTLIGRLLHDTKALYDDQLEAVNEQSRTQGTTGERPDLALLVDGLQAEREQGITIDVAYRYFSTDKRKFIIADTPGHEQYTRNMATGASTADLAIILVDARYGVLEQTRRHSFLVSLLGIRQVVVAINKMDLKEYDQAVFESIQAQYAQMAEELNLETIHYLPISALEGDNVAQLSPKMPWYQGPSLLELLEQAPGADRAADQPLRLPVQLVVRPNLDFRGFAGTLASGTLSVGQGVKVLPSGTPAKVAGIHQFGKELSSAVAGQAVTVTLDREIDVSRGDWLVAEEETVTLSQGLRAQLVWMADAPLEPGREYRIKLATSSARARVSQVEHRTDIRSWEALDSETLGLNDIGQVVLQTDRPLPVDRYAQLRDTGAFILIDPVTNGTVAAGMVREAAETAAASRQDYSQFELELNALIRKHFPHWDARDLSKLTGGGSN; this comes from the coding sequence ATGACCAACAACCCAACCCCGGTGGCGCTCCGAGTGGAGCAGTACCTCAAGCAGCACGAGAGCAAGGCGCTGCTGCGTTTCATCACCTGCGGCAGCGTGGACGACGGCAAGAGTACCCTCATCGGTCGTCTGCTGCACGATACCAAGGCGCTGTATGACGACCAGCTGGAAGCGGTCAATGAGCAGAGCCGCACCCAGGGCACCACGGGTGAACGACCGGACCTGGCCCTGTTGGTGGACGGCCTGCAGGCGGAGCGGGAGCAGGGGATCACCATCGACGTGGCCTACCGCTACTTCTCGACCGACAAGCGCAAGTTCATCATTGCCGACACCCCGGGACACGAGCAGTACACCCGCAATATGGCCACCGGCGCCTCCACTGCCGATCTGGCCATCATCCTGGTCGACGCCCGCTATGGGGTGCTGGAGCAGACCCGGCGCCACAGCTTCCTGGTGTCCCTGCTGGGGATTCGCCAGGTGGTGGTGGCCATCAACAAGATGGATCTCAAGGAGTATGACCAGGCGGTGTTTGAATCGATTCAGGCTCAGTACGCTCAGATGGCCGAGGAGCTGAACCTGGAGACCATTCACTACCTGCCCATCTCCGCCCTGGAGGGGGACAACGTCGCCCAGCTGTCGCCGAAGATGCCCTGGTATCAGGGTCCCAGCCTGCTGGAACTGCTGGAGCAGGCTCCGGGGGCCGATCGGGCTGCCGATCAGCCTTTGCGCCTGCCGGTGCAGCTGGTGGTTCGGCCCAACCTGGATTTTCGCGGCTTTGCCGGCACCCTGGCTTCAGGCACCCTGAGTGTGGGGCAGGGGGTGAAAGTGCTGCCCTCAGGCACTCCGGCCAAGGTGGCGGGCATCCATCAGTTTGGTAAAGAGCTGAGCTCTGCCGTGGCCGGACAAGCGGTCACCGTGACCCTGGACAGAGAGATTGATGTCAGCCGCGGCGACTGGCTGGTGGCAGAGGAGGAAACGGTCACCCTGAGTCAGGGATTGCGCGCCCAACTGGTGTGGATGGCCGATGCGCCGCTTGAGCCGGGCAGGGAGTACCGCATCAAGCTGGCCACCAGCTCGGCCCGGGCCCGGGTCAGCCAGGTGGAACACCGTACAGACATTCGCAGCTGGGAAGCCCTGGACAGCGAGACCCTGGGGCTCAATGACATTGGCCAGGTGGTTCTGCAGACCGACAGGCCATTGCCGGTGGACAGATACGCTCAGCTGAGGGACACCGGTGCCTTTATCCTGATCGACCCGGTGACCAATGGCACCGTCGCGGCGGGCATGGTCCGGGAAGCCGCCGAGACCGCTGCTGCGTCAAGGCAGGATTACTCCCAGTTTGAGCTCGAGCTCAATGCGCTGATCCGCAAGCACTTTCCCCATTGGGATGCCAGGGATCTCAGCAAGCTTACCGGAGGCGGGTCCAACTGA
- the aroG gene encoding 3-deoxy-7-phosphoheptulonate synthase AroG, giving the protein MYYQTDDVRIDKIKELLPPIAILERFPLDDRAAETVYQARQSIHNILNRQDDRMLVIIGPCSIHDPEAALEYGQKLAKLREELKEDLEIVMRVYFEKPRTTVGWKGLINDPMMDNSFRLNDGLRTARKLLLDLNQMGLPTAGEFLDMITPQYVADLMCWGAIGARTTESQVHRELASGLSCPVGFKNGTDGTIKIAIDAINSASAPHHFLSVTKYGHSAIVATTGNQDCHIILRGGKAPNYSADDVAAITEQLHKAALPANIMVDFSHANSRKEFKRQLEVCDDVCAQVAGGDLNLFGAMVESHLVEGRQDLSLTEPLTYGQSITDACIGWDDSAKVLKNLAKAVRKRRGSN; this is encoded by the coding sequence ATGTACTACCAAACCGATGATGTTCGCATCGACAAGATCAAAGAACTGCTGCCCCCCATTGCGATTCTGGAACGATTTCCCCTGGACGACCGCGCCGCCGAAACCGTGTATCAGGCCCGTCAGTCCATTCACAACATCCTGAACCGTCAGGATGACCGCATGCTGGTGATCATCGGCCCCTGCTCCATTCACGATCCTGAGGCAGCCCTGGAATATGGCCAGAAGCTGGCCAAGCTGCGCGAAGAGCTGAAGGAGGATCTGGAGATCGTTATGCGGGTCTACTTCGAAAAGCCCCGCACAACCGTGGGCTGGAAAGGTCTCATCAACGACCCCATGATGGACAACAGCTTCCGTCTCAACGACGGCCTGCGCACCGCACGCAAGCTGCTGCTGGACCTCAACCAGATGGGATTGCCGACCGCAGGTGAGTTCCTGGATATGATCACCCCCCAATACGTCGCAGACCTGATGTGCTGGGGAGCCATCGGCGCCCGCACTACTGAATCTCAGGTACACAGGGAGCTGGCGTCCGGTCTCTCCTGTCCGGTGGGCTTCAAGAACGGCACCGACGGCACCATCAAGATCGCCATCGACGCCATCAACTCCGCCAGTGCCCCGCACCACTTCCTGTCGGTCACCAAGTATGGCCACTCCGCCATCGTCGCCACCACAGGCAATCAGGATTGCCACATCATCCTGCGCGGCGGTAAAGCGCCGAACTACAGCGCCGACGATGTGGCCGCCATCACCGAGCAGCTGCACAAGGCCGCCCTGCCCGCCAACATCATGGTGGATTTCAGCCATGCCAACAGCCGCAAGGAGTTCAAGAGGCAGCTGGAGGTGTGTGACGATGTCTGTGCCCAGGTGGCGGGGGGCGACCTCAACCTGTTTGGTGCCATGGTAGAGAGCCATCTGGTGGAGGGCCGCCAGGATCTCAGCCTGACTGAGCCCCTGACCTATGGGCAAAGCATCACCGATGCCTGCATCGGTTGGGATGACAGTGCCAAGGTACTGAAAAACTTAGCCAAAGCGGTTAGAAAACGTCGCGGTTCAAACTAA
- the cysQ gene encoding 3'(2'),5'-bisphosphate nucleotidase CysQ: MEAIALEAGEAAMVHYGNPQTRYKGDSTPLTEADLASHQVLVKGLSALTPGLPILSEESGVPDWEQRRHWRRYWLVDPIDGTKEFIAENGEFTVNIALIDQGRPILGVVVAPALAQSFSGGPGLGAWLTQDGEKEVIAVVPRKRVPRVVCSRSHPSAELASWLDALGEVETVSVGSSLKLCLLALGEADLYPRLGPTSEWDIAAAHAVLLGAGGALSLMDGGELRYNAKSSLLNPHFLARGAD, from the coding sequence ATGGAGGCCATCGCCCTGGAAGCTGGCGAGGCGGCCATGGTTCATTACGGCAACCCACAGACCCGCTACAAAGGGGACAGCACGCCGTTGACCGAAGCGGATCTGGCCAGCCACCAGGTATTGGTCAAGGGGCTTTCTGCCCTGACGCCCGGCCTGCCCATTCTTTCGGAGGAGTCCGGTGTGCCCGACTGGGAGCAAAGGCGTCACTGGCGCCGGTACTGGCTGGTGGACCCCATCGACGGCACCAAGGAGTTTATTGCCGAAAACGGCGAGTTCACGGTCAACATCGCCCTGATCGACCAAGGTCGTCCGATATTGGGGGTGGTGGTGGCTCCGGCATTGGCACAAAGCTTCAGTGGCGGCCCGGGCTTGGGCGCCTGGTTGACTCAGGATGGGGAGAAAGAGGTCATCGCTGTGGTGCCTCGAAAGAGGGTTCCCAGGGTGGTGTGCAGCCGCTCTCACCCCTCTGCCGAGCTGGCCAGCTGGCTCGATGCTTTGGGTGAGGTGGAGACAGTGTCGGTGGGCAGCTCCCTGAAGTTGTGTCTGCTGGCTCTGGGGGAGGCCGACCTTTACCCCAGGCTGGGGCCCACCAGCGAGTGGGACATCGCCGCAGCCCATGCGGTGCTGCTTGGCGCCGGCGGAGCCTTGTCTCTGATGGATGGCGGGGAGCTGCGTTATAACGCCAAGTCGTCGCTGCTCAATCCTCACTTCCTGGCCAGAGGGGCGGATTGA
- the mak gene encoding fructokinase, producing MRIGIDLGGTKIEGIALNEQGQELWRERIATPQGDYQGILQGIAGLVQRAEANLTLTGSVGVGIPGVLSPHSGKVKNANTQCLNGQALDQDLSQLLHREVRLANDANCFAVSEAVDGAGQGRSLVFGVILGTGCGAGIALNERPLVGANGLSGEWGHNPLPWMTAQEFPGPSCFCGRQGCIETFVSGTGFSRQYRQLTSHTLPGDQIIHRMRQGEPAACQVFERYCDQLSRALAHVVNLLDPEVIVLGGGMSNIDELYPQLNRRLGTDVLGRECVTQVVANRHGDSSGVRGAAWLWGR from the coding sequence ATGCGAATCGGAATTGATCTTGGCGGAACCAAAATCGAAGGGATCGCCCTTAACGAACAGGGGCAGGAGTTGTGGCGCGAGAGAATTGCCACGCCCCAGGGAGACTATCAGGGGATTCTCCAGGGAATTGCCGGCCTGGTGCAACGGGCCGAAGCCAACCTGACCCTGACCGGCAGCGTCGGCGTCGGTATCCCCGGTGTGCTCTCTCCCCACAGCGGCAAGGTAAAGAACGCCAACACCCAATGCCTCAATGGCCAGGCCCTGGATCAGGACCTCTCCCAACTGCTTCATCGCGAAGTGCGTCTTGCCAACGACGCCAACTGTTTTGCCGTCTCTGAAGCGGTGGACGGTGCCGGGCAGGGCAGGAGCCTGGTGTTTGGTGTGATTCTGGGCACCGGATGCGGCGCTGGTATCGCCCTTAATGAACGGCCTCTGGTGGGGGCCAATGGTTTATCCGGGGAGTGGGGGCATAACCCATTACCCTGGATGACGGCGCAGGAGTTTCCCGGCCCCTCCTGTTTCTGCGGTCGCCAAGGCTGCATCGAGACCTTCGTGTCCGGTACGGGCTTCAGCCGTCAGTACCGCCAACTGACCTCACACACCCTTCCCGGGGACCAGATCATCCATCGCATGCGCCAGGGGGAGCCCGCGGCATGCCAGGTGTTTGAGCGATACTGCGACCAGTTGAGCCGAGCCCTGGCCCATGTGGTTAATCTGCTCGACCCTGAGGTCATTGTGCTGGGCGGAGGCATGTCCAACATCGATGAGCTCTATCCACAGCTCAATCGCCGTCTTGGCACCGATGTCCTGGGCCGGGAGTGTGTCACTCAGGTGGTGGCGAATCGTCACGGGGACTCGTCCGGGGTGCGCGGTGCCGCCTGGCTGTGGGGGCGCTGA
- a CDS encoding response regulator, producing MLTQKRYLIIDDSTTFVALARSILLDAGVGNDNIHSTLDSLKAFRLLVQHQFDVVLCDYNMGSNIDGGLILDEIRQRRLLSPQGVFFCITGDSSKEVVTHFIEMEPDDYLTKPFRYQDLIERLKVAIKRKEALYPLLQALENRAWQTVVDLTDHYLDRHPEFAQYLHRVHGDCLLRMRRHQDALEFYREQAQLTEQCWPIIGMGQALQGLGELEAAEQMFARALANDPANPVAQRTLAACILAKDDYPRALKQFQELHQLSPANPLRMLVIANLFAILGQQDNAAIHYEKYIDKVKDTNRYTLGLHIHTYLCLLFATYRCDNPKRRQLLLNEARHRLTGLAQRSEEQEEDHSPHPGFQLAAGLFAMLEGKVELGFHSAAKLTDRLDELEFHLLLDAARLFGLCGLPREYRRCLEQARQCCESVDDDTVMLSQVKLLMAVKTETEERLQEGSRLAESAQLLRQRPQAALEQAVSAFASVPFLPALSLLLLELLGSESPSWMEPAQRQTMLDGCLWLYQHDSRTTAEQKSQATRLYQKALDPKKPGVNQTETEQTA from the coding sequence ATGCTGACTCAAAAGCGCTATCTGATCATCGACGACTCCACCACCTTCGTTGCCCTGGCCCGGTCCATATTGCTGGATGCCGGGGTGGGCAACGACAACATTCACAGTACCCTGGACAGCCTGAAGGCGTTTCGGCTGCTGGTGCAGCACCAGTTTGATGTGGTGCTGTGCGACTACAACATGGGCAGCAACATCGACGGAGGCCTGATACTGGATGAGATTCGTCAGAGACGGCTGCTCTCCCCTCAGGGGGTGTTCTTCTGCATCACCGGAGACAGCAGCAAAGAGGTGGTGACTCACTTCATCGAGATGGAGCCCGACGACTACCTCACCAAGCCCTTCCGCTATCAGGATCTCATCGAACGGCTCAAGGTCGCCATCAAGCGCAAGGAAGCCCTCTACCCTCTGCTGCAGGCCCTGGAAAACCGGGCCTGGCAAACCGTGGTGGACCTGACCGATCACTATCTGGACCGCCACCCGGAGTTTGCCCAGTACCTGCACCGGGTGCACGGCGACTGCCTGCTCAGGATGCGGCGCCATCAGGACGCGTTGGAGTTCTACCGGGAACAGGCACAGCTCACCGAGCAGTGCTGGCCCATCATCGGCATGGGACAGGCCCTGCAAGGGTTGGGGGAGCTGGAAGCGGCGGAGCAGATGTTCGCCCGGGCACTGGCCAACGATCCCGCCAACCCGGTGGCACAACGGACACTGGCCGCCTGCATCCTGGCAAAAGACGACTATCCCAGGGCGCTGAAACAGTTCCAGGAGCTGCATCAGCTGAGTCCGGCCAACCCGTTGCGGATGTTGGTGATCGCCAACCTGTTTGCCATTCTGGGGCAGCAGGACAACGCCGCCATCCACTACGAAAAATACATCGACAAGGTGAAGGATACCAACAGATACACCCTGGGGCTGCACATCCACACCTACCTGTGCCTGCTGTTTGCCACCTACCGCTGCGACAACCCCAAGCGACGACAACTGCTGCTCAATGAGGCCAGACACCGCCTGACCGGGCTGGCACAACGTTCCGAGGAGCAGGAGGAGGATCACTCCCCCCACCCAGGGTTTCAACTGGCTGCCGGGCTGTTTGCCATGCTCGAGGGCAAGGTGGAGCTGGGGTTCCACAGCGCCGCCAAGCTTACCGACCGGCTTGATGAGCTGGAGTTTCACCTGCTGCTGGATGCGGCTCGGCTGTTTGGCCTCTGCGGCCTGCCCCGGGAGTACCGCCGCTGCCTGGAGCAGGCCCGCCAATGCTGTGAGTCAGTGGATGACGACACCGTGATGCTGTCCCAGGTGAAGCTGTTGATGGCAGTGAAGACCGAGACCGAGGAGCGGCTGCAGGAGGGCAGTCGCCTGGCAGAGTCCGCACAACTGCTGCGCCAGCGCCCTCAGGCGGCCCTGGAGCAGGCGGTGTCCGCCTTCGCATCTGTCCCCTTCCTGCCGGCCCTCAGCCTGCTGCTGCTGGAGCTGTTGGGGAGCGAGTCCCCAAGCTGGATGGAGCCCGCCCAACGCCAGACCATGCTCGATGGCTGCCTCTGGCTCTACCAGCACGACAGCCGCACCACCGCGGAGCAAAAATCCCAGGCCACCCGGCTCTATCAAAAGGCGCTCGACCCCAAGAAACCGGGAGTAAACCAGACTGAAACTGAACAAACCGCCTGA
- a CDS encoding SLC13 family permease, producing MTAVHGQLLALAASLFLGLVFTRLRPVLLFSGGAIALVMLGQLQMDRLLNLAANPGVISLLLLILASAGVEKTRLLSWLSGWLFRGSYRSTLLRMGSGTMAASAFLNNTAVVAALMGRVKANADHLPSRLLLPLSYAAILGGTLTLVGTSTNLIVNSFLLETGRPGLAMFDFLPVGLGAAVAGLGLILLLSPLLPHNADHAQEEDPYFIEAKLQPGSPLAGRSVQENGLRALERLYLAEVVRRHQVISPVSPDTRLEEGDKLVFCGDVSRVTLLSQFRGLTLFAEGQAPLDRQLTEVIVSPTSSIIGQTLKTVEFRGRFDAAVVAMRRRGARLSGKLGQLPIEAGDVLVLSTGDDFVPSPRHFFVVGDTQLQTPLSLAQEWLAIGGFVTALTLSALGLVELVAAMALLLLVMLSGGILSAQEVRTRFPFEIWLIITGALAMADSVAQSGLALMASQQLHLLFNGQGVLVAFIGVYLVALLLTEVMTNNAAAALSLPLALGLADAFGTSAMPFVMAVAYGASASFISPFSYQTNLMVMSLGQYRFKDYLKLGLPLSLLYSLVVLYLIPRFFPF from the coding sequence ATGACCGCGGTTCACGGTCAACTCCTGGCCCTGGCAGCCTCCCTGTTTCTCGGGCTGGTGTTCACCCGCCTAAGACCGGTGCTGCTGTTCTCCGGCGGCGCCATTGCCCTGGTGATGCTGGGCCAGCTGCAGATGGACAGGCTGCTGAACCTGGCCGCCAACCCGGGGGTGATCAGCCTGCTGCTGCTGATCCTGGCCTCGGCCGGCGTGGAGAAAACCCGGCTGCTGAGTTGGCTCAGTGGCTGGCTGTTTCGCGGCTCCTACCGCAGCACCCTGCTGAGGATGGGCAGTGGCACCATGGCCGCGTCGGCGTTTCTGAACAACACCGCGGTGGTGGCGGCGCTGATGGGGCGGGTGAAGGCCAACGCCGATCATCTGCCCTCGAGGCTGCTGCTGCCCCTCTCCTATGCCGCCATCCTTGGGGGCACCCTGACCCTGGTGGGCACCTCCACCAACCTGATCGTCAACAGTTTCCTGCTTGAAACTGGCAGGCCCGGGCTGGCGATGTTCGACTTCCTGCCGGTGGGGCTGGGGGCGGCGGTCGCCGGATTGGGGCTGATTCTGCTGCTGTCGCCGCTGCTGCCCCACAACGCCGATCATGCCCAGGAGGAGGACCCCTACTTCATTGAGGCCAAGCTGCAGCCGGGCAGCCCCCTGGCGGGGCGCTCCGTTCAGGAGAATGGCCTGCGGGCCCTGGAAAGGCTCTATCTGGCCGAGGTGGTGCGTCGTCATCAGGTGATCTCGCCGGTGTCGCCGGACACCAGGCTGGAGGAGGGGGATAAGCTGGTGTTCTGCGGGGATGTAAGCCGGGTGACCCTGCTTTCCCAGTTTCGCGGGCTGACCCTGTTTGCCGAGGGGCAGGCCCCCCTGGACAGGCAACTGACCGAGGTGATCGTCAGCCCGACCTCCAGCATCATAGGTCAGACGCTGAAGACGGTGGAGTTTCGCGGCCGCTTCGATGCGGCCGTGGTGGCGATGCGCCGCCGGGGCGCCCGCCTCTCCGGTAAGCTGGGGCAGCTTCCCATCGAAGCGGGGGATGTGCTGGTGCTCTCTACCGGCGATGACTTTGTGCCCTCGCCCCGCCATTTCTTTGTGGTGGGGGATACTCAGCTGCAGACGCCCCTGAGCCTGGCTCAGGAGTGGCTGGCCATTGGCGGCTTTGTCACCGCACTGACGCTGAGCGCCCTGGGTCTGGTGGAACTGGTGGCGGCAATGGCCCTGCTGCTGTTGGTGATGCTCTCCGGTGGCATCCTGTCTGCCCAGGAGGTGCGCACCCGCTTCCCCTTCGAGATCTGGCTGATCATCACCGGTGCCCTGGCGATGGCGGACAGTGTCGCCCAGTCCGGGCTGGCGCTGATGGCCTCGCAGCAGCTTCATCTGCTGTTCAATGGCCAGGGTGTGCTGGTGGCCTTTATCGGTGTCTACCTGGTGGCCCTGCTGCTGACCGAGGTGATGACCAACAACGCCGCGGCGGCCCTGAGCCTGCCCCTGGCTCTGGGGCTGGCGGACGCCTTTGGTACCAGTGCCATGCCCTTCGTGATGGCGGTGGCCTACGGTGCCAGCGCCAGCTTCATCAGCCCCTTCAGCTATCAGACCAACCTGATGGTGATGAGCCTGGGCCAGTACCGTTTTAAGGACTACCTGAAGCTGGGGCTGCCCCTGTCGCTGCTTTACAGCCTGGTGGTGCTCTACCTGATCCCCCGTTTCTTTCCGTTTTGA
- the cysD gene encoding sulfate adenylyltransferase subunit CysD produces MSPTLTHLDRLEAESIHIFREVAAEFEKPVMLYSVGKDSSVLLHLARKAFYPGKIPFPLLHVDTTWKFREMIEFRDRMAREHDFELLVHKNPEGLAMGISPFVHGSALHTDIMKTQGLRQALDHYGFDAAFGGARRDEEASRAKERVYSFRDSNHRWDPKNQRPELWNLYNARVHPGESIRVFPLSNWTELDIWQYIYREQIEIVPLYLAQPRPVVERDGSLIMVDDERMPLEPGETPQMRSVRFRTLGCYPLTGAIESEANTLPGIIEEMLLATTSERQGRVIDRDSAGSMEKKKIEGYF; encoded by the coding sequence ATGTCCCCTACCCTGACCCATCTGGATCGCCTCGAGGCTGAGAGCATCCACATCTTCCGCGAGGTGGCGGCGGAGTTTGAGAAGCCGGTAATGCTCTACTCCGTCGGCAAGGATTCCTCGGTACTGCTGCACCTGGCGCGAAAGGCGTTCTATCCGGGCAAGATCCCCTTTCCCCTGCTGCACGTGGACACCACCTGGAAGTTCAGGGAGATGATCGAGTTTCGCGACCGCATGGCCAGGGAGCACGACTTTGAGTTGCTGGTGCATAAGAATCCAGAAGGGCTGGCCATGGGGATCAGCCCCTTCGTTCACGGCAGTGCCCTGCACACCGACATCATGAAGACCCAGGGGCTGCGTCAGGCCCTGGACCACTATGGCTTCGATGCGGCCTTTGGCGGCGCCCGCCGCGATGAGGAGGCCTCAAGGGCCAAGGAGCGGGTCTACTCCTTCCGCGACAGCAACCACCGCTGGGATCCCAAGAATCAGCGCCCCGAGCTGTGGAACCTCTATAACGCCCGGGTGCACCCCGGGGAGAGCATTCGGGTGTTCCCCCTTTCCAACTGGACCGAGCTGGATATCTGGCAGTACATCTACCGGGAGCAGATAGAGATTGTCCCCCTCTATCTGGCCCAGCCCCGCCCCGTGGTGGAGCGCGACGGCAGCCTGATCATGGTGGACGACGAACGCATGCCCTTGGAGCCGGGTGAAACGCCGCAGATGCGCAGTGTCCGATTCCGCACCCTGGGTTGCTACCCCCTGACCGGGGCCATCGAATCCGAGGCCAATACCCTGCCGGGGATCATTGAAGAGATGCTGCTGGCCACCACCTCGGAGCGCCAGGGCAGGGTGATCGACCGGGATTCCGCCGGGTCGATGGAGAAGAAGAAGATCGAAGGTTATTTCTAG